The Daucus carota subsp. sativus chromosome 2, DH1 v3.0, whole genome shotgun sequence genome includes a window with the following:
- the LOC108208092 gene encoding receptor-like protein kinase ANXUR1, producing MHSNSCCVLFLVYACIVCNVIHAQPPGPTKILLSCGNQKGGKDADGRTWEPDSKYLVNSDKSVESKAETQDSSLPSDVPYMTARIFNAETSYKFSVNGSSRIFLRLHFYPSSYPNFNISNSYFSVKAGGLTLLNNFSAATTALALSQAYILKEYTLKPSDSNDLSLTFTPSDKYSGSFAFVNGIEVIETPEMFDDTTEMVGFSGGEVSVMVEATKASMETMYRLNVGGQFIPPTNDSAGLMRSWYDDTAYILGASSGVTNKANAPITAEGLTGTLAPLDVYSTARSMGPDPNINKNYNLTWVFEVDANFTYLVRLHLCEYLYQKVNQRVFEIYVNNQTASETMDVIALAGAANHPVKKDFAVHVNGKQDNKEIWVALHPNVDVKPEFYDSLLNGLEIFKLDDEKGNLAGPNPELSDLMRKQQEHNNKKFAEEKSYTGALIGGAAGGVAAFGIGAAIIFVIQNKKRRNPGDSVSSWLPLYGNSHSSATTGSGRSNGSTTISSDAAANCRYFSLAEIKQATKNFDESHVIGVGGFGKVYRGVIDGDTKVAIKRSNPSSEQGVNEFQTEIEMLSKLRHRHLVSLIGFCEEGNEMALVYDYMGKGTLREHLYNKNKITLSWKQRLDICIGAARGLHYLHTGAQYTIIHRDVKTTNILVDDKWVAKVSDFGLSKTGPNMNQGHVSTVVKGSFGYLDPEYFRRQQLTEKSDVYSFGVVLFEVLCARPALNPSLPKEQVSLADYAMRCQRNGTLEEIIDPQLKGKVKPECLKKFAETAEKCLSDHGTDRPSMGDVLWNLEFVLQLESESGESKHSRVPSGSVDGSVHQMDHGSVMAMHKSTLSLGSEYDEKEQSEDNPDEIFSQIVNQKGR from the coding sequence ATGCATTCCAATTCTTGCTGTGTTCTTTTTCTTGTTTATGCATGCATTGTCTGTAATGTCATACATGCACAACCACCTGGACCGAccaagattcttttaagttgTGGAAACCAGAAAGGCGGGAAGGATGCCGATGGCAGAACATGGGAGCCTGATTCTAAATACCTTGTAAATTCAGATAAATCGGTGGAATCTAAAGCCGAAACACAAGATTCCTCACTCCCATCTGATGTTCCATACATGACAGCCAGGATATTTAATGCTGAGACTTCTTACAAATTTTCTGTTAATGGTAGCAGTAGGATATTTCTTAGGCTACATTTTTATCCATCTTCATACCCGAATTTCAATATATCCAACTCGTATTTTTCGGTTAAGGCAGGCGGACTTACCCTTTTGAACAATTTCAGTGCTGCAACAACAGCCCTCGCTTTATCACAGGCTTATATTCTCAAAGAATACACACTGAAACCTTCGGATTCCAATGACCTGAGTCTAACCTTCACGCCTTCTGACAAGTACAGCGGAAGTTTTGCTTTTGTTAATGGCATCGAGGTGATTGAAACACCGGAGATGTTTGATGATACCACAGAAATGGTAGGATTTTCCGGGGGTGAAGTAAGCGTGATGGTGGAGGCCACGAAAGCCAGCATGGAGACCATGTACAGATTAAATGTGGGTGGACAATTTATTCCACCAACAAATGATTCAGCTGGCCTAATGAGGAGCTGGTACGATGATACGGCTTATATCTTAGGTGCCTCGAGTGGGGTGACAAACAAGGCCAATGCTCCGATCACAGCTGAAGGTTTGACAGGTACATTAGCACCTCTTGATGTGTACAGCACTGCACGAAGTATGGGTCCGGATCCAAATATCAATAAGAACTATAACTTGACATGGGTTTTTGAGGTTGATGCTAACTTTACCTATCTGGTGAGGCTTCATTTATGTGAGTATTTGTATCAAAAGGTGAATCAGAGGGTGTTTGAGATTTATGTCAATAACCAAACTGCTTCAGAAACCATGGATGTCATTGCATTGGCAGGGGCTGCAAATCATCCTGTGAAGAAGGATTTTGCTGTACATGTGAATGGTAAACAGGATAACAAGGAGATTTGGGTAGCACTTCATCCTAATGTGGATGTTAAGCCTGAGTTTTATGATTCACTGTTGAATGGATTGGAGATATTTAAGCTTGATGATGAAAAGGGAAACTTGGCTGGACCGAACCCTGAGTTATCTGATTTGATGCGTAAACAACAAGAGCACAATAACAAGAAATTTGCTGAAGAGAAAAGCTACACTGGTGCATTAATTGGTGGAGCTGCTGGTGGCGTTGCTGCTTTTGGCATCGGTGCTGCAATTATTTTTGTTATCCAGAACAAGAAGAGGAGAAATCCAGGTGATTCGGTGTCTAGTTGGCTTCCGCTTTATGGAAACTCTCACAGTTCAGCAACTACCGGCTCTGGCAGGAGCAATGGTAGTACAACCATATCATCTGATGCAGCCGCGAATTGTAGATACTTCTCTTTGGCTGAAATCAAACAGGCAACGAAGAATTTTGATGAATCTCATGTTATTGGGGTGGGAGGATTTGGAAAGGTATATAGAGGCGTTATTGATGGAGATACCAAGGTGGCTATTAAACGATCAAACCCCTCTTCAGAACAAGGGGTTAATGAATTCCAGACTGAAATCGAGATGCTTTCGAAGCTGAGGCATAGGCATTTGGTGTCCCTTATAGGGTTCTGTGAAGAGGGTAATGAGATGGCACTGGTTTATGACTACATGGGAAAAGGAACTCTAAGGGAGCATCTTTACAATAAGAACAAGATTACTCTTTCTTGGAAGCAAAGGCTGGATATCTGTATTGGGGCAGCAAGGGGTTTGCATTATCTTCACACTGGAGCCCAGTACACTATTATACATAGGGATGTCAAGACTACCAACATTCTTGTGGATGATAAATGGGTTGCAAAGGTATCGGATTTCGGTTTATCTAAAACGGGTCCTAATATGAACCAAGGCCATGTAAGCACTGTTGTAAAGGGTAGCTTTGGTTACCTGGATCCTGAGTACTTTAGGAGACAACAATTGACAGAAAAGTCTGATGTGTACTCATTTGGCGTTGTTCTCTTCGAGGTATTATGTGCTAGGCCCGCCCTCAATCCTAGTCTTCCCAAGGAACAAGTAAGCCTTGCTGATTATGCTATGCGTTGCCAGAGAAATGGGACATTAGAAGAAATAATTGATCCCCAGCTCAAAGGAAAAGTAAAGCCCGAGTGTTTAAAGAAATTTGCTGAGACAGCTGAGAAGTGcttatctgatcatggaacgGACCGCCCCTCAATGGGAGATGTCCTGTGGAACCTTGAATTTGTGTTGCAACTGGAATCAGAGTCTGGAGAATCCAAGCATTCTCGAGTACCAAGTGGAAGCGTTGACGGCAGTGTCCATCAAATGGATCATGGTAGCGTAATGGCTATGCACAAGAGCACTCTCAGCCTTGGAAGTGAATATGATGAAAAAGAACAATCAGAAGATAACCCTGATGAGATCTTCTCTCAAATCGTCAATCAAAAGGGGAGATAG